The Seriola aureovittata isolate HTS-2021-v1 ecotype China chromosome 7, ASM2101889v1, whole genome shotgun sequence genome includes the window TGACCTCTCCAAGTTCATatgtaatgaaaacattatgcTGGATTAAGTTAGTAGGTGTTATGAGAGCGTCGTTTGGTGACAGTAGAATAACATTTTACTAGCAGCATTAGCTGTGATATTTCCTTACAGCAGACATTTTCCACTTCAGTAGGCACTTCCGCACATTTCCCCACGGAAAGGTTTTATGTATGGACTGCGattaaaaaactaaatccaACATTATGTCACACAATTATCAGGTAATGGGTGTAATATTATTGAACAGAGACATCCTGCTGTAATCTTTGTTCCTGCGGCTGTTCATGCTGTCCACTCTCTTCGGATTCGGGCTTGAACATGTACATTGACAAGTTGCCATTTTCAATCAATCAAGttatgttttttagttttagttactTGTTActcagttttacagtttactTTCAGACTGGGAAGAGGATGACAGGGTGCTAAAAAGCGCTAGATGCCGCCCTTAAGCAAGCTTCCTGAAGTGATACTgcctgtttcagtcagaggctTAACTGATGGCTGCATAACAGGCAGTTTGAGTGGATCATGTAAAGTTACTCTAGTGAAGTCCCAGAATAAAATTATAGATCTGGATGTgagcataataggtcccctttaatgCCACACTATTTACAACCTGCTACATCCATGGTATGGTCTAATACTACTTAGCTAATGGTTGGCTGATTCCAAAAGTCGATCTAACATTTGATTGTGTGGTCAGTTATAGCTAACTATTGTATGTAAATGTGGCAGGTGGCCccgagtaaaaaaaaaagtggtgatGGTGGTTCAGGCTCATTCCATGCTGGTGTGCAGTGGAGACAAGAGTGCAGGAACAACTAGTAGGTCTaacactgttttctgtgtgtgttttatgctgTCGGGTATGAATTTGTGTGACACTTAATGTTTTCTTGTATTACAGACCCGTTGCCCTGTAGGGAAGAAGATCAACGTACCAAATGTTTTAAAGTTCTGCCATAtagtattttacatttcaatatttGTATGATAAAgtgtttttgagattttcaatatttatttccCTAGATAGAATAAGTGGTCCATTAGCTGCTCTTGTCATGGAactatttttgttgtttgctcGGGGTGGACTAGttttctttattgttgtttgtttgttttgttcttttgtttatcTGCTTGCTTCCTCCACCAATCAGTAACTTGGACAAAGCCTTCAGGACAGGTTTAAGGAGGTTaattgtttgaaatgaaaataataacgTGTGTAAACTTTGGAACGTGTAACTCCCTTGGAGTGCAAGACTTATTAGTTacagtgtgtatgagtgtgtagtGGCACTCAGCCCTGTTCATGATAGCTGGGAAAGTAACTGTGAGGAGGTTAAACTGGGCGAATATAAACTGAACTGTAACAAAAGCTCTTTACTATTTACCCCATTGATTATCATTTCTTATGCTAGTGACCTGCTGTGAGTGTAACCCAGGGTGTAACCTTAATTGCCATCGTAGCAACAATGGCTACATAACCGTCGAAACGTGCCACAACTTAACCGTGCACGTGCATGCATGCGCGCGTGTCATAGGTGCGCTCCGGTACTTAAACAAATAGCGCCATACATCTGCCAGAGAACACAACAAAAACGTTAGGACATGAATTCAGGACTGGACTGGAACTTCTCACCTGCTGCATGACACGTTTGGCTTGTCGTCCTTTGAATCCATCttcctgaaaacagctgtgtccgaaaaaaatgtattcagttaCCAGGAACAAAACCAACCTCTAACACCTGAATGCTAAAACAAACTGGGGTGTATGCTTAACCGTAAACTTGGTAAGGAATTAGCCTCACCTTTAACTCAATTATCACAATTaagacacatttttcacatttaacacCCCAGCATATAATCAGACATCGCAGCACACAGCACTGACGTTCacagcagggggaaaaaagagacaatTAGCTACATCTTCATATTAGAGATAAACCAAAAGGACTGTAAAAAGCTATAATACAGACAACAGGCAGACACTCACCTTTGGTATGTTGCTGCTAGACTGTCCTTTCCTCCGCTTCCCACAAATTAATTTCGCCTTCTGGACATCGTCGACACCGCAACGCGAGGATCCAGCCCACGCTGAAGTTACGTCGGGCACGTCACAAGCGTCATAACTATCCCAGTATGGAATGCAGGATGTAGACTACTCTGCCTCGGTCACGAACAAAGGTGACGAAACAGCAGATGTGCAATATCCACGCTCAGTGATGTCAGCTGAGGGAATAACCACAGCGTGTTATGAACCTCATGTTTCCAACTGATCCCAGGCAGCTTCATAAAAATAGTTTGATTGTATTTCCGGGTTTTTGCAGTGTGcaccaaattaaattaaaggcCTTTTCAAAATCGCACAGAATGCAATCCAAGGTCAAAGGTGCTATTTCAtggatggaaaacaaacataaggCTACAcgtatactgtacatttatcaaaatgtatttctgtATGTACATCCCAGTTGAATATCACAATAATTCCTTGtcacatataataataatcaattaacaGGACCTGGAACCATGCATGTAAGGATTAGCCTACTGAACATACATACGGGGCATAGGGTCAAGGGTCCCTGGAGCCTCTGTGTGAAGCAGCTTCTTACATTTCTTGTTTGAATGTCACAGAGTTCAGTTAAGAGACTAGAAACACccaaagagatttaaaaaaaaaaaaaaaaaaagcacaacaacGACCAcggagacaaaaaaacaaccacaaagagaggCAAAACgtccacaaaaacacaaaccagcaCAAAGACACTCTAAACCAGTGCAGAGACAAAATGTCCACAaatagacacaaaacaaccacaaagatatttaaaatgaacacagacacacaaagactaaCTACTCAGTCTGCAGGTTCTATatagcagtggttctcaaagtggggtctgGGGACACCCAGAGGTCCTTAAGGGGGTTAATGGGAGTCCCAAGCAAAAAGAGGAATAACTTATTTTCGCTATAATTTCACCCATAAGTAACGCAATAGCAGAATGcattttggtcatgggtttgaAACTTTTTgtaacaaaatatgtaaaagcaaaaatcttatctgATGGTGGACCCTGGGACACAGTCTTACCAAATGGGCGTCTGTGGTCTTATTTGTCAGAGCTATATCGGAGGGGTGGGGGGCCTTTTACTTTTATGTGTGCACTGTCTCAACTGTGCATGACTGGTCCCAAATAAGCTATAGAAAATTGATTGATGGATCAAccaattaaatataaataacaaatttgttcattttaagtttttgcTAAACTCATCACTCCATTATGAGCCGATCGCTTCCTACTTTGTCTCTCGACAGCCTCAAGTTACTGTCtacagcatatactgtatattgaatattgaaaacatttgtaattgaaatgaaatgcaatgcCTTCTAAGGCCTTATTTTGAGGGAATAGAATTCAGTGCTTTTTCAAGACTTTTCAAAACCTGCAGATACCCTGTATTTCGATCACGGTGGTGATAACCACATACTTCTCAAACCTAAAAGAATGATAACCCTAATGTTCCTGAGTGATTAGTCTGAGATTACTCATCATATTTCCTTGCAGAGTTCACTGTTCTACCCCATAGGTGAATTcaagtgtttttgtgaaaatggtGTACAAGATCTTACTGGAACATTCACCTTAATTCATTTAGTACTAAATCTTATTCTGTGCCTGTAAAAACTCAATACTATGTTTATATTAATGGATGTATTTAAAGGCTAAAAAACCTTGAATACTATTATAAGTATATTCGCTTGATATTGAGTGCCTTCAATACATAACAGTATCTAATTCACTCCCTGGTAAAAAAGTTTAACAGAAAAGcttaaatgtggaaatattgATTTATAGTGATGATGTTGAgcaagatgtaaaaaaaatagaaaatgtttctttattcCAGTTGAGAGAGACCACATTAGttcatatactgtaaaaaaaataaaatacaaggtTTGATTCTGTACCATTATAGGTGTATTAACTTATTTTTTCAACTGTTAGTGTCAGCAACTTGTTAATATCTTCCTGATGAAGTAAGCCCATTATTTACCCTCATTTAACCTATGTTTTAATCTCCACTAACCCAAGGGAAAAcctggctctttagcagctaaatgcttcCCTATGTTCACCAGATACACCAGATAATTTTGTTATCCCTATGGTGCTAGGAAGGTAGCATACAGCTGCAAGCTGAGGATGTGATGATAAGATCAGAGTTGTAAGccacaaaaccaaacacaatcAGCTGGAAGGggctgcagagttgggtgaCATTTCTCTATGGTATGTCACTATGAGCATCACCTTTCATATGACACACAGTCCTTTGATACATTGTAAATGTtcattattgcagctttaagtttGAATTACATGCcagaaagaaaatgtcaatACACCAAACTGTTGAGTCAAACTGTCCTTTATGAGAGAAGAAATTAACATGTTTGGAAAGACATGTTAAATCACAATGCTGATATAACCCCAGCTGATGGCAAACATCATTTTGTTCACTGTCACTTTAAGAAGTGTTTTTTATGATTCCAGTATGAGTAATGACGAGTCTGCATAAAAGGGCAATTTTCCCCCATAGTTTTTTGAAAAGTAGCCATTAATATCTTATGTTTAGACCATTTCTACACAATATAAATACTTCACCGTAGCCAAAATCCtacacagcagaaaatataaGTTAAAGTGCAACACTCATACTTAAGCAAATAAAGTGGTGTTTAGTATTATGACTTGTGCAACTTCACTTCAAATAGTTAtcaaataataaacatgcaaaataaatgtcacgagttaaataaaattcaacaagaaaagtaaaaaggtaaaaacaaacactctttGGGGTAAACAGTGAACACCAGTGCAAATTTTTTAAGGTGAGTGAAGTCTTACTGCCGCcctaaaaacagaaagaaatattgaaaaattattattttttactcttCATGTCTGTGACTTTATCAAGATACCACACTGAATTTAACAAAGTAAAAAGCACCTAACACCCACAGTCAAGCATACAGTAAGACAATGATAGAACAACCAGTAATGAGCCAGGGCTAATACGTTCTGTGCATAAAAATAATGTAGTTCTCAAACAGTAATCTGCACAATTCAAATCATTATATAGATTGTGTCACTTGCTACTGTATCAATGGGGTGTGATAAACTCAAACTGAGTTTACATACAGTTTAAAGATTAAACTTACATCTCCTCTTTTCCACCACCCATTTCATGAAGCCTTAGGTCCCCAGGATCTCTCTGTTAAAGAtagtataaaaacacaattaaatcCAAACAGCACAGTTATAACTATTTTGACCATTTAGTGATGATACCacattaaaactgaatgaaaacagccAACTTACTGCCTCAGTTAAGACTATGGGGTGCTCTGGCAAGAATTCCGGCTTCTTCCTGGCCTCAGGACAACTTGCCAACCCAATTAAAAAATCTCTTGTGTAAGATATTCTGCCTACAAGTATagatgtatatacatatattaaaaattaaaaatcaacattatgaaaggaaaaaagtaGGTACTCTGACAGTACAAGGGGCATCTGTCACACCAGTACTCTAAATAACAACCTCCCAACTTGAAGTAAACACATAAGCATTACAATgtgtcattaaaacattttgtcttaCCTTCGTTATGTTTTTGGAGGTTGACAATCTTGTAGAACTGCTCTATGCTAATATCTGTCTGTCAAGCACAAGATTAGAAAATTTGAAACAACTTAATCTTGTCTAAATTGGCCACTTAATAGGAaaatttatatcattttaatgaaaagtTTAAGCAAAATTACCATTtagtgttttcaggtgtgatgatttgctgttttgtatcattgtaaactgattATCTTTGGGGTTTTAACTTTTGAAAGTAACAGAATAAGCAATATGAAGACCACAACTTGTGTTGTCTGGTTTGACATGTTACACTGAGAAATTGACAgaataatctataataataataaaaaaatttaaaaaaacagtttgttatAACCCTAAAATATTACATTCTTTAGGATTTCTTACCTCTTGATCCACTTCCTCCATCAGTGCCTGTGCACATGTGGCAGCATTTATTTTGGGCTCTAAATGGAGTGATAGAATTCTCTTAAAAGCACTCCCTTAAATAtgaacacaataataataaattaacagAAACCTCTGATCCTTCAAGTTTGACCAGCTGGTGCAGATTACTTACCCATGTCAATATGGATGCAGCGACGCAGGGGTCTCGCAGGCTCCAGATGTTTCTGGAGGATCCTTCTCCTTGATACCTCCATGTCTGGTGTCATTAAGGTTCATACATGTTTTAAGCCTACTACACTCTACAAGGCTCACTCATGACATTTATATTAAGTAGTGCTGTATTAATACAGACAGACATTACTAATGTttcaatatattattttttgtgcATTCCAAAGTGGGGCTTGCAGACCATTGGGGAATCTGTAATGAGTTGTATGCTAGGAATAGTTAAAATTCTGTTACTCAAACTATTATGAGAAATATATATTAGGCCTACTATTTTGATGTCAGGCTTCAGATGATCTTTCCTAATTCATAGAAGGCAGGTATGAAATagaataaagtattaaaagaaTTAAAGTAGTAGTAAAGTAAGTTTAAGTTTCTAAAATGGAGTTccttggaaaaaataaatactaaaaaaatattcacaataaCACTTTGCAGTGGCTGGTTTGGGAGGACCTCGTCTGAATGTAGCATAACAGCTAACGTAGGCAATTGTGGATTATAAAGATTACAGAAACGACTTAACTCGGTCCTATTATCTTAGCTGACAGTTAATCTACTACAATCAACTTCACTTAAATTAATAACATGTGAACACTAGCAGTAAAAACGATTTCTAAATCTCTTTGTACCTAAACTGTAGAGGCAGTTTCGGAAACAGGTGGAAAATTCCTGTTGCCCATTGTAACGTGTTTCATGGCAGACATCTGTGTAAACCGTAGTCTGCATGATAACGGCGAGCGGCTACCATTAGCAGTTGTGTTTAACGTTTACGAATCACTGCTCATCActtgttttacttatttaacGGTTGTGTCTGTATATAAAAATCTTACACGGTCTATCTTTAACAATATTAACGCAACAAAATCACAGTAAACCAGCTAACGTTGACTGCTGGCAAATGCAACTTTATAATTATGCAGAAGTTTGAACATTGAGAAACGATCATTCTAGCTAGCGATACTGGTCTAATAACTCATATGGGCACGTTCAGGATTGTCATCGTCGCcgttttactttaaaaacaagacatatAATGTTTAATTATTCACCTGTGGTTTTATCAAATTCCCGCAGCGTGGTTTTCTGTCTGCTCACCTCACCGGTGTCATGCTAGTCGAAGCAAAACCATAACTTCCGGTACAtaactttcagaataaaatctttattttttttatgtagatGTACAGGATCATGTCAGTTTCACCTGATCTTAAAGGGAATAGCTTACAAATGAGCAGACAATATAGCTGTGGCTTATATTTGATACTATACAATTTAAATAATGTGGCTGTCATAACCTAATAGTCATAGTGACAGTGTGTAATCAACGCCAGAAATGCTTCCAAGTTGCATTTGcctatttgaaaataaatagaaaactgattaaaaaaaatgtcactctctcacacaccaaGGATTTGtaacaatataattataatacatttaGCTCTTCAATAGGGTTCTTAAGTCTTTGCTGTGGAGTTCATTCATCACATGTTCCATTTAAATCCAGAGACTGTGCTCTTTCAGGGgctgttaaaatgttcaaagtaAAATCCAAATGGTGTACCAATAACTAATATACTGGAGTTTCAaagtttatgacattttattcaaatCTCTGATTTACACCCAAAGATGAGGCATAATCGTGTGTTATGTGCATCACTGCAACTTTCACTGTCAAAATCCATCTCATAAGTAAACCTAGAGGATGCTACACATGTTGCTGGTGAAAGTCTTATATCAGAGGAAGAGGCACTGTTTAAAATACATATCATTTTTTAAGTCATGTTCTAAGACTGATGgatttttataaaatgaaaatactgtacatcCCAACTTAATACTcaatgacaaacacagaaaacactttatttacagGTTTATGTCAGAAAGCAAAATTTGTTTGCATCATCAACAGAACTGTGATGAAAAACCTACAATAATTCAATAAACAAAAATAGTAGAATGAAAATTTTCAACATGGTGTTGCAAgttgaattaaacaaaaatatttcagtgagaAAACCAAACCTCCAGTATTTCACTTTAAGATGATAACTGCATACAAAACCAATAATAAATCAACAGACTATAATGCCTAATCACTAAAACTAAATGCAGTTGGGAAAATAAACATAACTTAATTCGCTGTTCAATGAACCCATGCCACATTAATcaaaatgagaaacagaagGCAATTGTTTCCCTTAAATAAACATTGTGTACATGTCCAAACCACACTGCTAGGGCATGTTAGTGGCATGACACACAATGTCACTCTCAAACAAATAGtagctttatttttcttggaCC containing:
- the gra gene encoding uncharacterized protein C8orf88 homolog; this encodes MEVSRRRILQKHLEPARPLRRCIHIDMEPKINAATCAQALMEEVDQETDISIEQFYKIVNLQKHNEGRISYTRDFLIGLASCPEARKKPEFLPEHPIVLTEARDPGDLRLHEMGGGKEEMAAVRLHSP